In Magnetococcales bacterium, a single genomic region encodes these proteins:
- a CDS encoding Spy/CpxP family protein refolding chaperone, whose product MKQGIGKKVLMSVAGLALVVGAFYVVDGHSHGMNSGGWGQNSGATQGWGGHPGMMGGPGMGGWGGQQGMMGGRHGMMGGPGRMGGPGMMGGPGMMGGGQGSLLPGMMGSDAATAEKNLTTLKEKLQITPEQEKSWEAYAKAAVVTSQLRREMPKVMHGTYETTLEGVEARSKAMEEMFTKRTATATSFKTLLGTLTETQKKQLDTFFTPAGSFTNCPGPRGNS is encoded by the coding sequence ATGAAACAGGGAATCGGTAAAAAGGTGTTGATGAGTGTCGCCGGGTTGGCATTGGTGGTCGGGGCTTTTTATGTGGTGGATGGACACAGCCACGGCATGAACAGCGGCGGTTGGGGTCAAAACAGCGGTGCGACCCAAGGGTGGGGGGGGCATCCGGGGATGATGGGTGGACCGGGGATGGGAGGTTGGGGTGGCCAGCAGGGGATGATGGGGGGCCGTCACGGCATGATGGGTGGGCCGGGCAGGATGGGTGGACCGGGGATGATGGGTGGACCGGGGATGATGGGGGGTGGTCAAGGATCCTTGCTCCCCGGCATGATGGGGTCGGATGCTGCGACCGCAGAAAAAAATCTGACCACGCTCAAGGAAAAACTACAGATCACCCCTGAACAGGAAAAAAGCTGGGAGGCCTACGCCAAGGCCGCGGTGGTGACTTCGCAGTTGCGTCGGGAGATGCCCAAGGTGATGCACGGCACCTATGAGACCACTCTGGAAGGGGTAGAGGCCCGCTCCAAGGCGATGGAAGAGATGTTTACCAAACGCACCGCCACCGCTACCAGCTTCAAAACCCTGCTCGGCACCCTGACCGAGACGCAAAAGAAGCAGCTGGATACCTTTTTCACCCCGGCTGGCTCTTTCACCAACTGTCCCGGTCCCAGAGGTAACAGCTGA
- a CDS encoding response regulator, whose amino-acid sequence MGESDRILIVEDDEDTRSLVQDYLGENGCETQGAGNSDQMWEILQSWEPDVIVMDIMLPGEDGLSLCKRLTIEPKTLHIPVIMLTARGDEMDRVIGLEMGADDYLPKPFSSRELLARIKSVLRRSRAAPRERHPEEITRMIFADWTLHIKAQRLTSPDGVMVDLTKGEFVLLQAFLQHPNEILDRDRIMEIYRMREATIYDRSIDVQVGRIRKRLKEDPKQPKILKTVWGKGYMLSVPVEEV is encoded by the coding sequence ATGGGGGAATCAGATCGGATATTGATCGTCGAGGATGATGAGGATACGCGCTCCCTGGTGCAGGACTATCTGGGGGAAAACGGCTGTGAGACCCAAGGGGCCGGCAATAGCGATCAGATGTGGGAAATCCTGCAATCCTGGGAGCCGGATGTGATTGTCATGGATATCATGCTGCCGGGGGAGGATGGCCTCTCCCTCTGCAAGCGACTCACCATCGAGCCCAAAACCCTGCACATTCCGGTGATCATGTTGACCGCCCGAGGCGATGAGATGGATCGGGTGATTGGGCTCGAAATGGGGGCGGATGATTATCTACCCAAACCCTTCAGCTCCCGGGAGTTGCTGGCCCGGATCAAAAGCGTGCTCAGAAGATCCCGGGCCGCTCCCAGGGAACGCCACCCTGAAGAGATCACCCGGATGATTTTTGCCGATTGGACCCTGCACATCAAAGCCCAACGGCTCACCTCTCCCGACGGGGTGATGGTGGATCTCACCAAAGGGGAATTTGTGCTGCTGCAAGCTTTTTTGCAACACCCCAACGAAATTCTCGACCGGGACCGAATCATGGAGATCTATCGCATGCGGGAGGCGACCATCTATGACCGATCCATCGATGTGCAGGTGGGGCGCATCCGCAAGCGGCTTAAAGAGGATCCCAAACAGCCAAAAATATTAAAAACCGTCTGGGGCAAAGGGTATATGCTTTCGGTACCGGTGGAGGAGGTGTGA
- a CDS encoding copper-translocating P-type ATPase has translation MATLTIPVSGMSCASCSGRVERTLAGLSGVEKASVNLTTSKATVTGAISLEEMVTAVTGIGFRVPSVSEVFAVQGLSCASCVAKAEKALQGVAGVSEARINLATREASVRFIPEVVTFDLLQGAVKKVGFDLIQLAPDAALGDLAEAERLKEHDAIKKRLFSGATLVIANFFLVHWWHLGLDGLIDMSRESNHWLQWLMITPVQFWVGWHFHASAIASARHGTANMHTLVTVGTFSAYLYSLTVLLMPELFAVEGVAAAVYFDTSGAIIVLILLGRFLENRAKGRTSQAIRQLMGLTPPTARVIRGKQAHEIPLSEVLVGDKIVVRPGEKIPVDGVIREGVTAIDESMLTGESLPVSRGPGEEVIGGTLNKTGSVTFVAEKVGRDTVLARIVDMVQKAQGAKPPIARLADRIAAIFVPAVIGIATVTFLVWWFFGPEPALTYALLNFVSVLIIACPCALGLATPTSILVGTGKGAENGILIRSGASLETAHKVDTVVFDKTGTLTQGEPKLNHWTGDEQGLLLAASVETKSEHPIAEAIVARGRALHSELPEPEAFEAIPGQGVRARVAGKTVLVGTRLMMGEAGVDIAAHLDEMARFEEAGESAMLVAVDGVVSGVVTVSDQVKEASKKAVERLQGMGVEVVMLTGDNEKTAQAIAGELGIRQVFAQVLPGQKSERIEALQQAGKVVAMVGDGINDAPALARADVGIAIGTGTDIAMEASDITLMAGDPNGAATAIQLSRATIRNIRQNLFWAFAYNVILIPLAAGVWFPWFGILLSPIFAAAAMGLSSVTVVSNALRLRRFQPY, from the coding sequence ATGGCCACTCTGACCATACCGGTCTCCGGCATGTCCTGCGCTTCCTGCTCCGGGCGTGTGGAGCGGACTCTGGCGGGGCTTTCGGGGGTGGAGAAGGCTTCGGTCAATCTCACCACCTCCAAGGCGACGGTGACGGGTGCGATCTCCCTGGAGGAGATGGTGACGGCTGTCACGGGCATCGGCTTTCGGGTGCCGTCTGTTTCGGAAGTGTTTGCCGTTCAGGGGCTCTCTTGTGCCTCCTGTGTGGCCAAGGCGGAGAAGGCCTTGCAGGGTGTGGCCGGGGTGAGCGAAGCCCGGATCAATCTTGCCACCCGGGAGGCCAGCGTCCGCTTTATCCCGGAGGTGGTCACCTTCGATCTTTTGCAGGGGGCGGTGAAAAAGGTCGGGTTTGATCTCATTCAGCTGGCTCCTGATGCGGCCCTGGGGGATCTGGCCGAGGCGGAGCGGTTGAAGGAGCATGACGCCATCAAAAAGCGTCTTTTTTCCGGGGCCACCCTGGTGATTGCCAATTTTTTTCTGGTCCACTGGTGGCATCTGGGGCTCGATGGCTTGATCGACATGAGCCGGGAGTCCAACCACTGGCTGCAGTGGCTCATGATCACCCCGGTGCAGTTTTGGGTGGGGTGGCATTTTCATGCCAGCGCCATCGCCTCCGCCCGCCACGGTACCGCCAACATGCATACGTTGGTGACGGTGGGCACCTTCAGCGCTTACCTCTACTCTTTGACCGTGCTGCTGATGCCGGAACTTTTCGCGGTGGAGGGGGTGGCAGCCGCAGTCTATTTTGATACCTCCGGCGCCATCATTGTTTTGATTCTCCTCGGTCGATTTTTGGAAAACCGTGCCAAGGGCCGAACCTCCCAGGCCATCCGTCAACTCATGGGGCTGACTCCCCCCACCGCCCGGGTGATTCGGGGCAAGCAGGCGCATGAAATTCCCCTCTCCGAGGTGCTGGTGGGGGATAAAATAGTGGTGCGTCCGGGGGAAAAAATACCGGTGGATGGGGTGATCCGGGAGGGTGTCACGGCCATTGATGAATCGATGCTGACTGGGGAATCCCTGCCTGTCAGCCGTGGGCCGGGGGAAGAGGTGATTGGCGGCACCCTCAATAAAACCGGGTCGGTGACTTTTGTGGCTGAAAAGGTCGGGCGGGATACGGTGCTTGCGCGGATTGTGGATATGGTGCAGAAGGCCCAGGGGGCCAAGCCTCCCATCGCCCGCCTGGCAGATCGGATCGCGGCGATCTTTGTGCCTGCCGTGATCGGTATTGCCACGGTTACTTTCCTGGTCTGGTGGTTTTTTGGGCCGGAGCCAGCCTTGACCTATGCGCTGTTGAATTTTGTCTCGGTGCTCATCATCGCCTGCCCGTGCGCCTTGGGGCTGGCGACCCCTACCTCCATTTTGGTGGGGACGGGGAAGGGGGCGGAAAATGGCATTTTGATCCGCTCCGGGGCTTCTCTGGAAACCGCCCACAAGGTGGATACCGTGGTGTTTGACAAAACCGGCACCCTGACCCAGGGAGAGCCCAAACTCAACCATTGGACCGGGGATGAGCAGGGGTTGCTGCTGGCCGCCAGTGTGGAGACCAAATCAGAACACCCCATTGCCGAGGCGATTGTGGCCCGGGGACGGGCGTTGCATTCCGAACTGCCTGAGCCGGAAGCCTTCGAAGCCATCCCTGGCCAAGGCGTTCGTGCCCGGGTGGCAGGAAAAACTGTGCTGGTGGGAACCCGTTTGATGATGGGGGAAGCCGGGGTGGATATTGCCGCCCACCTGGATGAGATGGCCCGTTTTGAGGAGGCCGGAGAGAGCGCCATGCTGGTGGCGGTGGATGGGGTGGTTTCTGGTGTGGTGACGGTTTCCGACCAGGTGAAAGAGGCCTCCAAAAAAGCTGTTGAGCGCCTTCAGGGGATGGGGGTGGAGGTGGTGATGCTGACTGGTGACAACGAAAAGACCGCCCAAGCCATCGCCGGTGAACTCGGTATCCGGCAAGTGTTTGCCCAGGTGCTCCCCGGCCAAAAGTCGGAGCGGATCGAGGCGTTGCAGCAGGCTGGCAAAGTGGTCGCCATGGTGGGGGATGGTATCAACGATGCCCCGGCGTTGGCCCGGGCGGATGTGGGGATTGCCATCGGCACCGGCACCGATATCGCCATGGAGGCGAGCGACATCACCCTCATGGCGGGGGATCCCAATGGTGCCGCCACCGCCATTCAGCTCTCCCGGGCGACCATCCGCAACATTCGGCAAAATCTTTTTTGGGCCTTCGCCTACAACGTGATTCTCATACCCCTGGCGGCAGGGGTCTGGTTTCCCTGGTTTGGAATTTTGCTCTCACCCATTTTTGCTGCGGCGGCCATGGGGCTTTCCAGTGTCACGGTGGTGAGCAATGCCCTCAGGCTGAGGCGGTTTCAGCCCTATTGA